The proteins below come from a single Desulfitobacterium metallireducens DSM 15288 genomic window:
- a CDS encoding DNA internalization-related competence protein ComEC/Rec2, whose translation MRDLWTRRIVSLLLGGLIGVYTLDSARFVVLGFFLMFVIQIGLWRPRDFWGLSFRPEIWILATGMIIGLLYGYTGSMTLERPLVLNRVQITGELTDWNVNENEATGIFKILDQTDLEEKKYRLKVYPNAKGELPEGWQRVQPGDVLHFTGKLEHPKPPGTTGQFDLPLYNAVRGLSGGITAQGDVEITSSGKAPFSWVVRSRVHKLLERIPSSQAGVLEGILFGDTSKIPEQDLEQYRITGVYHVFSASGSNVAFLLLLCWGVLKFLPAPFRAGITITVLIFYAVLCGGNPPILRATVMGIFVLLGRLGSGRSNSLRGLMLAAFILFIGQPLILKDMGFQLSFMATWGIIVLSPRLLLIQGMKNWPKALKIALVTTCVAQIATLPLLISTFHRLSLIGVVANLGVLFILGSIFELGILGVIFSFLPQLAVPIFQVSLWLLMVTRELLFQLARIPLADVWVINPGVLFWVCWYGGILVFWVGKERVRFTLQVWVSILRRWIEPVFPDQLGRAFKKLEFKKKAGIKKRVRFNGERVFFVFLAILILWSPWNTPRGLEITFIDVGQGDSILIETSTGAKILVDTGPKSERFDAGERIVLPYLLQKGINHLDALILTHPHADHVGGADALLETLPVDWVGIPEDGRDWLSIDEQNDKNSSGNGWGETNGIDPELVTQLAQEDVRTLTAGDRLVLDSDVQLNVLAPGEILTGTHSDDNSNSIVLRLETRMGQNVLLTADMEAEEMEEISKMGVDFSANLFKVPHHGSRFSLVTGWLDRVDPQGVIISVGKNSFGHPNSGVIQYWEERQIPLYRTDEAGTIRVRLDEKGIEVIP comes from the coding sequence ATGAGGGATCTTTGGACAAGACGAATCGTCTCTCTGCTACTCGGGGGGCTTATCGGTGTCTATACTCTAGATTCCGCTCGCTTTGTTGTTCTAGGCTTTTTTCTGATGTTCGTTATACAGATCGGATTGTGGAGACCTCGGGATTTTTGGGGTCTTTCTTTTCGTCCGGAAATTTGGATCCTTGCCACGGGAATGATAATCGGCCTTCTCTATGGTTACACAGGGAGTATGACTTTAGAGCGCCCTTTAGTTCTCAATCGGGTTCAAATTACAGGTGAATTAACGGACTGGAACGTGAATGAGAATGAGGCTACGGGAATTTTTAAAATTTTAGACCAAACGGATCTTGAGGAGAAAAAGTACCGTCTTAAGGTTTATCCCAACGCTAAAGGAGAATTGCCGGAGGGATGGCAAAGAGTTCAGCCAGGTGATGTCCTCCATTTTACGGGGAAATTGGAACATCCCAAACCGCCTGGAACCACTGGACAATTTGATTTACCTCTCTACAACGCTGTACGTGGGCTTTCCGGAGGAATTACTGCCCAAGGCGACGTCGAAATTACTTCGTCAGGAAAAGCACCGTTCAGCTGGGTCGTTCGCTCCCGTGTCCATAAATTGCTTGAGAGAATTCCCTCTTCCCAAGCAGGAGTTCTTGAAGGAATTCTTTTTGGGGATACGAGCAAGATCCCTGAGCAAGATCTGGAACAATATCGGATTACAGGAGTTTATCACGTATTCTCGGCTTCAGGATCGAATGTCGCCTTCCTTTTGCTTCTCTGTTGGGGAGTCCTAAAGTTTCTGCCGGCCCCGTTTCGGGCAGGTATCACCATCACTGTCTTAATCTTTTATGCTGTTCTGTGTGGAGGAAATCCTCCTATTCTTAGAGCGACCGTGATGGGTATTTTTGTTTTACTCGGGAGATTAGGATCAGGACGAAGCAATTCTTTGCGAGGGCTAATGCTTGCTGCTTTTATCCTCTTTATTGGGCAACCCTTGATTCTAAAGGATATGGGGTTTCAGTTATCATTTATGGCGACTTGGGGAATAATCGTCTTAAGTCCGAGGCTCCTCCTGATTCAGGGAATGAAGAACTGGCCCAAGGCTTTAAAAATTGCGTTGGTCACAACCTGTGTAGCTCAAATTGCGACCTTACCCCTTTTAATTTCAACGTTTCATCGCTTATCCTTGATTGGAGTGGTAGCGAATCTCGGCGTTCTTTTTATCCTGGGGAGTATTTTCGAATTAGGAATACTCGGTGTCATTTTTTCTTTTTTGCCGCAATTAGCCGTACCGATTTTTCAAGTGAGCTTATGGCTACTCATGGTTACGCGTGAGCTCCTTTTCCAATTGGCTCGAATCCCTTTAGCGGATGTTTGGGTTATCAATCCGGGTGTTCTTTTCTGGGTCTGTTGGTATGGTGGAATTCTCGTGTTTTGGGTTGGGAAGGAAAGGGTGCGCTTTACACTCCAGGTATGGGTCTCTATCTTGAGACGATGGATCGAACCTGTTTTTCCTGATCAATTAGGACGAGCGTTTAAAAAATTAGAATTTAAGAAAAAGGCAGGAATCAAAAAGAGAGTAAGATTTAACGGGGAACGTGTGTTTTTCGTTTTTTTAGCTATACTTATACTTTGGAGTCCTTGGAATACTCCGCGCGGGCTCGAAATTACGTTTATAGACGTAGGGCAAGGGGACAGTATTCTGATTGAAACGTCAACAGGAGCGAAAATCTTAGTGGACACGGGACCGAAGAGTGAACGTTTTGATGCTGGGGAACGGATTGTTTTACCCTATCTTCTGCAAAAGGGGATCAACCACTTGGATGCTCTTATCCTTACCCATCCCCATGCGGATCATGTTGGGGGAGCGGATGCGCTTTTGGAGACGCTGCCTGTGGATTGGGTGGGTATACCCGAGGATGGACGGGATTGGCTGAGCATAGACGAACAAAATGATAAGAATTCTTCCGGGAATGGATGGGGAGAGACAAATGGAATTGACCCAGAACTTGTAACCCAATTAGCTCAAGAAGATGTCAGGACATTGACAGCTGGAGATCGATTAGTTCTCGACTCTGATGTTCAGCTCAACGTTTTAGCTCCTGGCGAAATCTTAACGGGGACTCATTCAGATGATAATAGTAATTCCATCGTCCTTCGCTTGGAAACTCGAATGGGACAAAATGTGCTCCTCACAGCGGATATGGAAGCAGAGGAAATGGAAGAGATTTCGAAGATGGGGGTAGATTTCTCAGCCAATCTTTTTAAAGTGCCTCATCATGGAAGTCGGTTTTCCTTAGTTACAGGTTGGCTTGATCGGGTGGATCCCCAAGGAGTTATTATCTCCGTTGGCAAGAATTCATTTGGACATCCAAACTCTGGGGTAATTCAGTACTGGGAAGAACGGCAGATCCCGCTTTATCGAACCGATGAAGCGGGGACAATTAGAGTAAGACTTGATGAGAAGGGGATTGAGGTAATCCCATAA
- a CDS encoding helix-hairpin-helix domain-containing protein — MERKIRYIWWGVLGILFVAAIWKFFLPHNAAVSIEKTSSNREIVVYVAGAVKEPGLVHLPIDARLNDALKQVTPLPEANIDQMNPAEKLKDGQKITVPYKSVAQVPGEQNSTNPSVNAALGGNGSASSTVPLPNSASPVNSNSGQININTAGVSELDKLPGIGPALAERIIQYRNDHGAFSKPEDLQEVSGIGAKTYEKMASMLTVGP, encoded by the coding sequence TTGGAACGAAAAATACGTTATATCTGGTGGGGAGTTTTAGGAATCCTTTTCGTCGCGGCGATTTGGAAGTTTTTCTTGCCGCACAATGCTGCTGTTTCGATCGAAAAGACAAGTTCAAATCGTGAAATCGTGGTCTATGTTGCTGGTGCAGTTAAAGAGCCAGGACTTGTTCACCTGCCGATTGATGCCCGGCTTAACGATGCCTTAAAACAAGTCACTCCCTTGCCCGAGGCTAATATTGATCAAATGAATCCAGCAGAGAAGCTCAAAGATGGCCAGAAAATTACAGTCCCCTATAAATCCGTTGCGCAGGTTCCCGGAGAACAAAATTCCACGAATCCTAGTGTGAATGCTGCTCTTGGGGGTAACGGAAGTGCTTCATCAACGGTACCTCTACCAAATTCGGCGAGTCCAGTGAATTCAAACTCAGGACAAATCAATATCAATACAGCAGGAGTCTCCGAGCTAGATAAGCTCCCTGGGATTGGACCTGCATTAGCGGAACGAATCATTCAATATCGAAATGATCATGGCGCTTTTAGCAAGCCAGAAGATTTACAGGAGGTCTCAGGAATAGGCGCGAAGACCTATGAAAAAATGGCCTCCATGCTGACTGTCGGGCCATGA
- the panB gene encoding 3-methyl-2-oxobutanoate hydroxymethyltransferase, translating into MKSTKDFVKMKNEGKKIVMVTAYDYPSAKQAEQAEVDMILVGDSLGNVVLGYDSTIYVTMEDMIHHAKAVKRGAGNTFVVVDMPFMSCHLSIRDTLINGARILQETGAQAVKIEGADEVLPHIEALVKAGIPVMSHLGLTPQSAAVLGGYKVQGKDAEAAKKIVEDAKCCQEAGAYAITLECIPKQLAQEITSSVEIPTIGIGAGVQTDGQVLVYHDILTYGVERVSKFVKPYANVNEPMINALKAYAAEVRNEIFPDDQHSFTMKEEELKTLYGGRE; encoded by the coding sequence ATGAAATCAACAAAAGACTTCGTGAAGATGAAAAATGAAGGAAAAAAGATCGTCATGGTCACTGCCTATGATTACCCTTCTGCCAAGCAAGCTGAGCAAGCTGAGGTGGATATGATTCTTGTCGGTGATTCGTTGGGTAATGTTGTCTTAGGCTATGATTCAACGATTTATGTAACGATGGAGGATATGATTCATCACGCAAAGGCAGTTAAACGCGGGGCAGGTAACACCTTTGTTGTCGTTGATATGCCCTTTATGAGCTGTCATCTTTCAATCCGAGATACCTTAATCAATGGGGCAAGGATTCTTCAGGAAACGGGTGCTCAGGCTGTAAAAATAGAAGGGGCTGACGAAGTGCTCCCCCATATCGAAGCCCTTGTCAAGGCAGGTATCCCTGTTATGTCTCATCTCGGTCTGACACCGCAATCAGCGGCAGTCCTTGGCGGATATAAAGTTCAAGGAAAAGATGCTGAAGCTGCAAAGAAAATAGTCGAGGATGCAAAATGCTGTCAGGAAGCTGGAGCATATGCTATTACACTGGAATGTATTCCTAAACAGCTTGCCCAAGAAATTACATCATCCGTTGAGATTCCGACGATAGGTATTGGAGCAGGGGTTCAAACTGACGGCCAAGTGCTTGTTTATCATGATATTCTTACTTACGGAGTAGAACGTGTTTCGAAATTTGTTAAACCCTATGCCAATGTAAATGAGCCAATGATTAATGCTTTGAAGGCATATGCTGCTGAAGTGAGAAACGAAATTTTCCCGGATGACCAGCATAGTTTCACGATGAAAGAGGAAGAATTAAAGACTCTTTATGGGGGTAGGGAATAA
- the leuS gene encoding leucine--tRNA ligase, whose protein sequence is MQEKYSFAEIESKWQKKWVEEKAYKAEDHSGKPKFYALAMFPYPSGNLHMGHVRNYSIVDVIARFKRMQGFNVLHPIGWDSFGLPAENAAIKHQTPPAEWTWKNIANMKRQLQEMGISYDWDREVATCHPDYYKFTQWMFLEFYKQGLVYKKKAAVNWCPSCATVLANEQVVDGACERCDTPVTKKDLEQWFFKITDYAQVLLDDLDKLPGWPEKVKTMQRNWIGRSEGTEVDFTVENRTDKIRVYTTRVDTIFGVSYVVLAPEHPLVKELVAGTEYEKEVNAFIDKMKGLNEIARTSNETEKEGLFTGAYCINPYSGKKVPIWIANYVLFEYGTGAVMGVPAHDERDFEFATKYQLPIRTVIIPEGMSLEAKDEPVKEANHDDGVMVNSGEYDGLTNRDALGKMRDKAERDGFGEHKVNFRLRDWLISRQRYWGAPIPMVYCEHCGIVPVPQDQLPVMLPDDVVFKAGENPLATSERFKETTCPTCGGKAQRETDTMDTFMCSSWYYLRYTDPRNNTLPFSKEAVDQWMNVDQYVGGVEHAILHLLYSRFVTKALRDFGYLKVDEPFENLLTQGMVCLDGSKMSKSKGNVVSPEEIIGKYGADTARLFILFAAPPERDLEWSDQGVEGCYRFLNRVWRLVGQFAESAQQLTGNHDQVFAELDSAAKEMRRQTHLTIQKVTADIGIRFNFNTAVSSIMELVNALYLYKEQATAKSEVEREALESILILLAPFAPHITEELWTGLGHKESIHQQPWPQVDEAALVQDEVTVVLQVNGKLRDRIQVSAEISAQELEQHIRNLPKLQEWTQGKTIVKVITVPGKLVNVVVK, encoded by the coding sequence ATGCAAGAAAAGTATTCATTTGCTGAGATCGAGTCTAAATGGCAGAAAAAATGGGTTGAAGAAAAAGCATATAAGGCAGAAGATCACTCGGGTAAGCCTAAATTCTATGCTTTAGCTATGTTCCCATATCCCTCCGGCAATCTGCACATGGGGCATGTTCGCAATTATTCTATTGTCGATGTGATTGCTCGTTTTAAACGGATGCAAGGCTTTAATGTGCTTCATCCGATTGGCTGGGATTCGTTTGGATTGCCTGCAGAAAATGCGGCTATTAAGCATCAGACCCCTCCTGCTGAGTGGACCTGGAAAAATATTGCGAATATGAAACGTCAACTTCAAGAAATGGGGATTTCCTACGATTGGGATCGTGAGGTTGCAACGTGCCATCCTGATTATTATAAATTTACCCAGTGGATGTTCTTGGAGTTCTATAAACAGGGTCTGGTTTATAAGAAAAAAGCAGCTGTTAACTGGTGCCCTTCTTGTGCGACCGTTCTAGCCAACGAGCAGGTCGTGGATGGGGCTTGTGAGCGTTGCGATACGCCAGTGACGAAGAAGGACCTGGAGCAATGGTTCTTTAAAATTACGGATTATGCGCAAGTGCTGCTCGATGACTTGGATAAACTTCCCGGCTGGCCGGAGAAGGTCAAAACGATGCAACGGAACTGGATCGGACGTTCTGAAGGAACGGAAGTCGACTTCACAGTTGAAAACCGCACTGACAAGATCCGTGTTTACACGACGCGTGTGGATACGATTTTTGGGGTAAGCTATGTTGTCCTTGCTCCAGAACACCCCCTTGTTAAGGAACTTGTGGCGGGCACAGAATACGAAAAAGAGGTTAATGCTTTCATTGATAAAATGAAAGGCTTAAACGAAATTGCTCGGACTTCGAATGAAACGGAAAAAGAGGGGCTATTTACCGGTGCTTATTGCATCAATCCCTATAGCGGAAAGAAAGTCCCCATTTGGATTGCTAACTATGTATTGTTTGAATATGGGACGGGTGCTGTCATGGGTGTTCCGGCGCATGATGAACGGGACTTTGAGTTTGCAACGAAATATCAGCTCCCCATTCGCACCGTAATTATACCTGAAGGAATGTCTCTTGAAGCCAAAGATGAACCTGTCAAAGAGGCTAATCATGATGATGGAGTAATGGTTAACTCCGGAGAATATGATGGACTTACAAACCGGGATGCTTTGGGAAAAATGCGTGATAAAGCAGAGCGAGACGGTTTTGGCGAGCACAAAGTAAACTTCCGCTTGCGGGATTGGCTGATTTCACGTCAACGTTACTGGGGTGCACCTATCCCGATGGTCTATTGCGAACATTGTGGGATTGTGCCCGTTCCTCAAGATCAGCTCCCTGTGATGCTTCCTGATGATGTCGTGTTTAAAGCAGGAGAAAATCCACTCGCTACCTCTGAGCGTTTTAAGGAAACAACTTGCCCGACATGTGGCGGTAAGGCTCAACGGGAGACAGATACCATGGATACGTTTATGTGTTCTTCTTGGTACTATCTTCGTTATACCGACCCTCGGAATAATACGCTTCCTTTCTCGAAAGAGGCTGTAGATCAATGGATGAATGTTGATCAATATGTCGGCGGGGTTGAACATGCCATCTTGCATCTTTTGTACTCTCGCTTCGTTACTAAAGCACTGCGTGATTTCGGGTATCTAAAAGTAGATGAGCCTTTTGAAAATCTGCTTACGCAAGGCATGGTTTGTTTGGATGGTTCAAAAATGTCGAAGTCAAAAGGAAATGTCGTCAGCCCGGAAGAGATTATCGGAAAATATGGGGCAGATACTGCACGTCTGTTTATTCTATTTGCAGCGCCGCCGGAACGAGATCTTGAATGGAGTGACCAAGGGGTTGAAGGGTGCTACCGCTTCTTAAACCGTGTCTGGCGTTTGGTTGGACAATTTGCAGAGTCAGCTCAACAACTGACGGGTAACCACGATCAGGTCTTTGCCGAATTGGATTCAGCGGCAAAAGAGATGCGTCGACAAACTCATCTTACCATCCAGAAGGTTACGGCAGATATCGGAATTCGTTTTAACTTCAATACAGCAGTGAGCTCGATTATGGAATTGGTCAACGCACTTTATCTTTATAAAGAGCAGGCTACGGCTAAGAGCGAAGTGGAGCGCGAAGCCCTTGAAAGTATTCTTATCTTGTTGGCCCCTTTTGCTCCCCATATCACCGAAGAGCTTTGGACGGGACTAGGTCACAAGGAAAGTATTCATCAACAACCTTGGCCTCAAGTGGATGAAGCTGCTTTGGTTCAAGATGAAGTCACAGTCGTCCTGCAAGTGAACGGGAAACTTCGGGATCGGATCCAGGTTTCAGCGGAGATCTCAGCACAAGAGTTGGAGCAACACATCCGCAATTTGCCCAAGCTTCAAGAGTGGACTCAAGGCAAGACCATCGTTAAAGTGATTACGGTACCAGGTAAACTTGTAAACGTCGTTGTGAAATAG
- the rsfS gene encoding ribosome silencing factor: MLTDKQLQDALSIVEEKKGHDPILLNLQGISTVTDYFLIVTGNTTTQVKAITDNLDEKLPKVGVSVLHVEGLPEAKWVLIDAGDLVIHVMTPEQREFYHLERLWGDAKEVSFSVK; the protein is encoded by the coding sequence TTGCTTACAGATAAGCAATTACAAGATGCATTAAGCATCGTTGAAGAGAAGAAGGGACATGATCCTATTCTTTTGAACTTGCAAGGGATATCGACGGTTACCGATTATTTCTTGATTGTTACAGGAAACACGACGACTCAGGTCAAAGCCATAACAGACAATCTCGATGAGAAACTTCCTAAGGTCGGTGTTTCTGTTTTGCATGTCGAAGGCCTTCCTGAAGCAAAATGGGTTTTAATTGACGCGGGAGATCTTGTTATTCATGTCATGACCCCGGAACAACGAGAATTTTATCATCTCGAGCGCTTATGGGGAGACGCAAAAGAGGTTTCCTTTAGTGTCAAGTAG
- the yqeK gene encoding bis(5'-nucleosyl)-tetraphosphatase (symmetrical) YqeK gives MNVKEARELAQKSMSKNRFQHTLGVVEMARKLAGLNAIELEKTLLAAYLHDLAKEVPLERQVELAREWGLLKYPEDETAPYVLHGPLAAYWLEKEKGLSPEIGAAIAHHTLGVPGMSRLEMLIYSADLVEPNRDFPEVDKLREALYDDLEKGTLACMEHTLNYLKQTKQIIHPLTLITYEDLKRRI, from the coding sequence GTGAATGTCAAGGAAGCGCGAGAGCTCGCTCAAAAATCGATGTCGAAAAATCGTTTTCAACATACTTTAGGTGTTGTGGAAATGGCACGAAAGCTTGCGGGGCTTAATGCTATAGAGTTAGAAAAAACCTTGCTTGCCGCTTATTTGCATGATTTGGCCAAAGAAGTTCCGCTTGAACGGCAAGTTGAGCTTGCCCGAGAGTGGGGACTCTTAAAATACCCAGAAGACGAAACCGCTCCTTATGTTCTGCATGGTCCGCTTGCAGCCTATTGGCTGGAAAAGGAAAAAGGGCTAAGCCCGGAAATAGGTGCAGCCATAGCTCATCATACGTTAGGCGTGCCGGGAATGTCGAGACTGGAAATGCTGATTTATAGTGCAGACCTGGTTGAACCTAACCGTGATTTTCCAGAAGTGGACAAATTACGCGAAGCCTTGTATGATGATTTAGAAAAGGGAACACTGGCTTGTATGGAACATACCCTGAATTACCTTAAGCAAACAAAGCAAATCATACATCCGCTTACCCTAATAACCTATGAGGATTTAAAAAGGAGGATTTAA
- a CDS encoding RNA recognition motif domain-containing protein has protein sequence MSKTLYVGNLPWNTTTEDLTSFFGQYGEVVSSRIITDRETGRSRGFGFVEVEDDDAERMAQDLNGKDFGGRPLTVNEAKPKQQY, from the coding sequence ATGTCCAAAACTCTATATGTTGGAAATCTACCCTGGAACACAACCACAGAAGATCTTACTTCATTTTTCGGGCAGTACGGAGAGGTTGTCAGCAGTCGGATCATTACGGATCGCGAAACGGGACGTTCGAGAGGATTTGGGTTTGTCGAAGTCGAAGATGACGATGCAGAACGTATGGCCCAAGATCTCAATGGTAAAGATTTTGGGGGACGTCCACTTACTGTGAATGAGGCAAAGCCAAAGCAACAGTATTAA
- the nadD gene encoding nicotinate-nucleotide adenylyltransferase encodes MRQTHQKPRNHKRLGIMGGTFDPIHYGHLVAAEMARNEFELERVIFIPTGAPPHKTGRKIASSEFRYDMVSLAIADNELFDLSRIEIDRIGPTYTVDTLHMMQEQYADYELYFITGADAFREIFTWRNPNEVLEITQFIGASRPGFDAFVFLNQLQQEHPEFYERMHFLEVPALAISSTDIRLRVRKEQSIRYLLPEPVRLFIKEKGLYHE; translated from the coding sequence ATGAGGCAAACCCATCAGAAACCGCGCAATCATAAACGACTGGGAATTATGGGAGGAACATTTGATCCAATTCATTACGGTCATCTTGTGGCAGCTGAAATGGCTCGCAATGAATTTGAGCTTGAACGGGTGATTTTTATTCCAACAGGGGCTCCCCCTCATAAGACAGGTCGTAAGATTGCTTCTTCGGAATTCCGCTATGATATGGTTTCTTTAGCGATTGCAGATAATGAGCTCTTTGATCTCTCACGCATTGAGATTGATCGGATAGGGCCTACATATACGGTAGATACGTTGCACATGATGCAGGAACAATATGCAGATTATGAGCTTTATTTTATTACAGGTGCGGATGCTTTCCGGGAGATTTTTACCTGGCGGAACCCCAATGAGGTCTTAGAGATTACGCAATTTATAGGGGCCTCTCGACCGGGGTTTGATGCCTTCGTTTTTTTAAATCAACTTCAGCAGGAACATCCGGAATTTTATGAAAGGATGCACTTCTTGGAAGTACCTGCACTGGCTATCTCTTCGACGGATATTCGTTTACGAGTGAGAAAAGAGCAATCGATTCGGTATCTTCTCCCAGAGCCTGTTCGTTTGTTCATCAAGGAAAAGGGTTTATATCATGAATGA
- a CDS encoding VOC family protein: MEKVIPFLMFQDGKAEEAMNFYISLSEDSEITNIVRYGANEGGDEGTIMQATFTLKGQEFMCIDSNIKHEFSFTPSFSIYVTCNTEDEIRNLYERLNEGGQALMPLDDYGFSKKFGWLNDRFGVSWQLNLPK, translated from the coding sequence GTGGAAAAAGTAATACCATTCTTAATGTTTCAAGATGGTAAGGCAGAAGAAGCCATGAATTTTTATATCTCACTGAGTGAGGACTCTGAAATTACTAACATAGTTCGGTACGGTGCTAATGAAGGTGGAGACGAAGGGACTATTATGCAAGCCACTTTTACTTTAAAAGGACAAGAATTTATGTGTATTGACAGTAATATAAAACATGAGTTCTCCTTTACACCATCGTTCTCAATCTATGTTACTTGCAATACTGAAGATGAAATTCGGAATCTCTATGAGAGACTTAATGAAGGTGGACAAGCACTTATGCCTCTAGATGATTATGGTTTTAGCAAAAAATTCGGTTGGCTAAATGACCGCTTTGGAGTTTCGTGGCAACTAAATCTTCCTAAATAG
- a CDS encoding DUF1801 domain-containing protein, with protein sequence MAFASIDDYINSLDENRKSCIYEFVAFMKTEFPKITPKICFAMPMWWVGVKMYDGYVGISAAKKHYSIHLHSEDYLSNLKNVLPKCNFGKRCINIEYGDEQTVSVVKQFVKDYFNSIL encoded by the coding sequence ATGGCTTTTGCATCAATTGATGACTATATCAATAGTTTGGATGAGAATAGAAAAAGCTGCATTTATGAATTTGTTGCATTTATGAAAACTGAATTTCCGAAAATCACACCTAAAATCTGCTTTGCGATGCCAATGTGGTGGGTGGGTGTGAAAATGTACGATGGTTATGTAGGAATTTCAGCTGCAAAAAAACATTATTCTATACATTTACACAGTGAAGACTATCTTTCAAATCTAAAAAATGTCTTGCCAAAATGTAACTTTGGAAAAAGGTGTATCAATATTGAATATGGTGATGAACAAACTGTTTCTGTTGTGAAACAGTTTGTAAAGGACTATTTTAACAGCATATTATGA
- a CDS encoding ABC transporter permease, whose product MTTAKKLFLHRLVSGWAYQYSVWKTVVDWIVALYIVIPFSALFIDTYISWWRHIPTGLNYIPLNALLVIVLLFAWSGTLRIFVEDADQIFLFQRTAWIKRLIKYSIAYYIGSCFLVTLLFCIVLAPFVLLHYGFTIHSFLWLIMSTFLIQASIGILKQLIEFRFQGWKRGLVKVILLVISGAYLQITVISLINQLTLFFLLFFLLLMVLILLIDQRVSLKGTLLRDISMGQAAKMKFANVLLRYAGTYTKKSITFRTRPWLFRNSNLIFKQRTPENGLVELCLKSTLRHRANIMFYLQVIGAYALFLSIFPPVWKWVLWGVSIILLTSLVKLYWLESVNSPYVSLLSIRAETKLGAASRSLFIMALPGEAILAFIVAFQTQEWLYALIILPIGFLLSKFTAEKLAMFS is encoded by the coding sequence ATGACCACAGCGAAAAAACTCTTTCTACACCGCCTTGTTTCTGGATGGGCATACCAGTATTCGGTCTGGAAAACCGTAGTCGATTGGATTGTAGCGTTATATATTGTCATTCCGTTTTCGGCTCTTTTCATAGACACCTATATTAGCTGGTGGAGGCACATTCCTACGGGGCTTAACTATATTCCTCTCAATGCCCTTTTAGTTATTGTGCTTTTATTCGCCTGGTCGGGAACCCTTAGGATATTTGTGGAGGATGCTGACCAAATTTTTCTTTTCCAACGTACTGCTTGGATTAAGAGGCTAATTAAGTATAGTATCGCTTATTATATTGGTTCTTGTTTTCTGGTCACATTACTATTTTGCATTGTGTTAGCGCCATTTGTATTGTTGCACTATGGATTTACCATCCATTCATTTCTTTGGCTTATCATGAGTACCTTTCTCATTCAAGCTTCTATTGGTATACTAAAGCAACTCATTGAATTCCGTTTTCAAGGATGGAAGCGGGGCCTTGTTAAAGTAATTTTATTGGTTATTTCAGGTGCTTATTTACAGATAACTGTGATTTCCCTGATAAATCAGCTAACACTCTTTTTCTTATTATTTTTTTTACTTCTTATGGTTTTGATTTTACTTATCGATCAACGTGTATCCCTTAAAGGGACATTGCTAAGAGATATATCCATGGGACAGGCCGCTAAAATGAAATTTGCTAACGTACTATTAAGGTATGCCGGAACTTATACAAAAAAGTCGATAACCTTCAGAACTCGCCCATGGTTATTCCGAAACTCAAATTTAATTTTTAAACAGCGTACTCCTGAAAACGGATTAGTGGAATTGTGCCTCAAATCCACCTTGCGACATCGTGCTAATATCATGTTTTATCTTCAAGTAATTGGCGCGTATGCCTTATTTCTTTCGATTTTTCCTCCGGTTTGGAAATGGGTCTTGTGGGGCGTATCTATTATTCTTTTGACTTCATTAGTTAAATTGTACTGGTTGGAATCGGTTAATTCTCCCTATGTTTCATTGCTTTCTATACGGGCTGAAACAAAGCTAGGTGCAGCAAGCCGTTCCTTGTTTATTATGGCATTGCCAGGAGAGGCCATCTTGGCTTTTATCGTGGCCTTTCAAACACAGGAATGGCTTTATGCATTGATAATATTACCTATCGGCTTTTTGCTGAGTAAATTCACAGCTGAGAAACTTGCTATGTTTTCTTAA